The Carassius carassius chromosome 16, fCarCar2.1, whole genome shotgun sequence genome window below encodes:
- the LOC132160256 gene encoding uncharacterized protein LOC132160256, with the protein MKSFFITELFLLLMCVVFGAETEEVKTVLLSVMEGETVTLNTDLTHIPEIIKFVWRFGVEGPTIADSSTGDSWLSNTDERFRDRLQVDHQTGSLTIKNMRTEHSGFYQLQIDLNDGTSFKSFTVTVLESGLSSGATAGICVTLLLIAAAAAVAFYYRHRIFDLKRLMDPEISEPMLNEIPAVTEEDTVTGQLCKTYEEKYLSVMEGESVTLKIDAEIKGDDQVLWMFGPQETLIAEIKSETREISTFDGTDGRFKDKLKLDKTASLTITNITADHNGVYKLQTSSSRGTSFQIFIVTVRVVVISVVEGQSVTLYPDDTEAQKEDLIVWMFGDENNLIAQMTGKTRVTYEGTDRIFRNRLKLDKRTGSLTIRNMRTEQSGLYKLQMSSSSKGTTNKRFNIVINLNNVSVKEGESLILKTNAEIRKKDKILWVFGDENTLIAEINEGNGNISTSDGRFGGSLGLDISTGSLTIRNITTEHTGVYKQKVISKKGTTIKRINVSVRVMMILGVKGKNVTLNPDIETQRDDLLLWMFGDENNLIAQLNGETKETIYADADDRFRERLQLDKNTGSLTIKNIPTGPYKLQIVSSRRSSYRKFRVFICCESGPKIVSAMVGECLILITDFTIEIGERVHWIFQDKTLAAGMNGDISKTSYGDVRFKGRLELHHQTGSLTIKNTRTSDTGIYQLRFVSRCGENICWEFNVTFYDSTKMKSAAEMVNEVASELANMQQTQV; encoded by the exons atgaaGAGCTTTTTCATTACCGAGCTGTTTTTATTACTGATGTGCG ttGTGTTTGGTGCTGAAACAGAAGAAGTGAAGACAGTGTTactgtcagtgatggagggagagacTGTCACTCTGAACACTGATCTCACTCACATACCGGAAATTATTAAGTTTGTGTGGAGGTTTGGAGTTGAAGGTCCAACCATTGCTGACAGTTCTACCGGTGATTCCTGGTTAAGTAACactgatgagagattcagagacagactgcagGTGGatcatcaaactggatctctgaccatcaagAACATGAGAACTGAACACTCTGGATTTTATCAACTACAGATCGACCTCAACGATGGGACCTCATTTAAGAGTTTCACTGTTACTGTTTTAG AATCAGGACTGTCTTCAGGTGCTACTGCAGGAATATGTGTTACTCTTTTACTGATAGCTGCAGCTGCTGCTGTTGCTTTTTACTATCGCCACAGAATCTTTGATCTAAAGCGTTTAATGG ACCCAGAGATCTCTGAACCAATGTTAAACGAGA TTCCTGCTGTGACAGAGGAAGACACAGTCACTGGACAACTATGCAAAACAT ATGAAGAGAAGTATTTGTCAGTAATGGAGGGAGAATCTGTCACTCTAAAAATTGATGCTGAAATAAAAGGGGATGATCAGGTCCTGTGGATGTTTGGTCCTCAAGAAACTCTCATAGCTGAAATCAAAAGTGAAACCAGAGAGATCAGCACCTTTGATGGTACTGATGGGAGATTCAAAGACAAACTGAAACTAGACAAGACTGCATcactgaccatcacaaacatcacagcTGACCACAATGGAGTCTATAAACTACAGACCAGCAGCAGCAGAGGAACCTCGTTTCAAATATTCATTGTAACTGTCAGAG TCGTGGTAATTTCAGTGGTGGAGGGACAATCAGTCACTTTATACCCTGATGATACTGAAGCACAGAAAGAAGATCTGATTGTGTGGATGTTTGGAGATGAAAACAATCTCATTGCTCAAATGACTGGAAAGACCAGAGTAACATATGAAGGTACTGATAGGATATTCagaaacagactgaagctggacaagAGGACTGGATCACTGACCATCAGGAACATGCGAACAGAACAATCTGGACTTTACAAACTACAGATGAGCAGCAGCAGCAAAGGAACCACAAACAAGAGATTCAACATCGTAATAAATC TGAATAATGTGTCAGTGAAGGAGGGAGAGTCTTTGATTCTGAAGACTAATGCTGAAATACGGAAAAAAGATAAGATTCTGTGGGTGTTTGGAGATGAAAACACTCTCATAGCTGAAATCAATGAAGGGAATGGAAATATCTCTACTTCTGATGGGAGATTTGGAGGCAGTCTGGGGCTGGACATTAGTACTGGATCCCTGACCATTAGAAACATCACAACTGAACACACTGGAGTTTATAAACAGAAGGTAATCAGCAAAAAAGGGACCACAATCAAGAGAATTAATGTTTCTGTGAGAG TGATGATGATTTTAGGGGTGAAGGGCAAGAATGTGACTCTAAACCCTGATATCGAAACACAGAGAGATGATCTGCTCCTGTGGATGTTTGGAGATGAAAACAATCTCATTGCACAGCTGAATGGAGAAACCAAAGAGACCATATACGCTGATGCCGATGACAGATTCAGAGAAAGACTACAGCTGGACAAGAACACTGGATCTCTCACCATCAAGAACATCCCAACCGGACCTTATAAACTACAGATCGTCAGCAGCAGAAGATCCTCGTACAGGAAGTTCAGAGTTTTCATTTGTT gtGAGTCCGGTCCCAAGATAGTGTCAGCGATGGTGGGAGAATGTTTAATTCTAATCACTGACTTTACCATAGAAATAGGTGAGCGGGTACATTGGATCTTTCAAGATAAAACCCTAGCAGCTGGAATGAATGGAGACATCAGTAAGACTTCATACGGTGATGTGAGATTCAAAGGCAGACTGGAGCTGCATCATCAAACCGGATCTCTGACCATCAAGAACACCAGAACCAGTGACACTGGAATTTATCAACTAAGATTCGTCAGTAGATGCGGAGAGAACATTTGCTGGGAATTCAATGTCACGTTCTATG ATTCTACAAAGATGAAATCAGCAGCTGAAATGGTAAATGAAGTGGCTTCTGAATTAGCGAATATGCAGCAGACACAAGTTTAG